A region of the Dehalococcoidia bacterium genome:
GCAGTTCCTGCGAGAAGTGACCGGTCAGGTAGAAGAGGACGACTCCGACGACGACTCAACAAGCTAGCGACAATCCCAGAGACTTCGTCGGCTACGGTCAGCACCCTCCTCGCATCGAGTGGCCTGATGGCGCACGCATTGCGATTTCGCTGGTCGTAAACTACGAAGAGGGATCCGAGTACTCACTTCTCGACGGAGACCCCCATCGCGAGACCAACAGCGAGGTGCCGTCTCCACTTCCCCTGGACGAACGCGACCTGGCGAACGAGTCGTTCTTCGAGTACGGCAGCCGCGCCGGTGTCTGGCGCGTCCTGAGGCTACTGAAGAGATTCAACGTACCCGGGACGTTCTACTGCTGCGCCCTTGCGCTGGAGCGCAATCCCGAGGTAGGCCCGGCAATTGTCGAACAGGGACATGAGGTTTTCGGACACGGCTTCAGGTGGGAGGAGTACTACCGGATGGACCGCGACGCCGAGCGCGAGGCGATCCGGAAGGCGGTCGAGTCCATAGAGCGGACGACCGGAGTACGACCCCTGGGGTGGTACACACGGTATGGTCCGAGCCTGAACACACGCGAGCTAGTGGTCGAAGAGGGTGGGTTCCTGTACGACTCGAACTCGTACGCGGACGATCTCCCCTACTACGTGGAAGTGCACGGAAAGCCGTGGCTGGTCGTGCCGTACTCTCTCGAGGTCAACGATACCCGCTTCTGGCGAGGTGGCCTGAATACCGCATCCGACTTCTACGAGACGCTGAAGAACACGTTCGACCTGCTCTACGAAGAGGGCATGGAAACTCCGAAGCTGATGAACATCGGGCTGCACTGCCGGATTGTCGGCAGGCCGTCGCGCGCCATAGCGCTGAGGGACTTTCTACAGTACGTGAGCAGGTACCCTGGCGTGTGGTTCGCGCGGCGCACCGAGATCGCCCGGTGGTGGCTGGATAAGTATCCCCCGCAAGACGGACCTCAGTGAAGACGGCCCTGCTGCCGGAGGGTCACACCGTTCTGGCACCGGATGGCTCACAGATTCGCGAGCTAGTCCAGACTACTCGATCAAGCATGGTCCACTGCACGCTGGGACCCGGAGCGGTCTCGAAGGCAGTTGCGCACAGGACGGTTGAAGAGGCGTGGTACTTCATCTCCGGGCACGGACAGGTCTGGCGGTCATGCGACGACAGCGATGAAGTCGTAGACGTGTTTGCCGGAGTTGCGCTGACCATCGACACCGGAAGTCACTTCCAATTCAGAAACACAGGCGACGAGGACCTGTGCTTCGTCATCGTCACGACGCCGGCGTGGCCCGGCATGGACGAGGCGTACCCCGTACCCGACTACTGGCCGACATCCACTGAAAAGGAATAGCAGGACTGGGAAGAGACATGCGCAGCTACCTGATCAACCTTGAATGCACTTACTGCAACGCCGAGTTCTCGGCTGACGAACCGCAGCGTCTATGCTCCGAGTGCGGCAAGGTGTTGTACCCACGGTACGACCTGAACGGTGCGGCGGCGGCGCTGGACCGCGACATGCTCAAGGAACGTCCGGCGAACATGTGGCGCTACTTCGAGGTCATGCCGATACGGGACGAGTCGAACGTGATCACGCTGGGTGAGGGGTTCACGCCGATTTTCCAGGCTGAGCGGCTTGGGCCCGAGATGGGATGCTCAGACCTTCTCATCAAGGACGAAGGCGTCAACCCGACAGCGTCGTTCAAGGCGCGTGGGCTGTCTGCTGCCGTCTCGAAGGCCAAGGAGCTTGGCATCACGAAGATCACGATGCCGTCGGCAGGCAACGCGGCTGGCGCAATGACGTCCTACGCAGCTAAGGGAGGCATCGACTCCTACGTGGTCATGCCGAAGGACGCGCCAGAGGCGAACCAGAAAGAGGTCGTCATCACGGGCGGTGAGCTTACGCTGATCGATGGGCTGATAAGCGACGCAGGGGTCTTGAGCCGCGAGCGGGCGGCAGAAGAGGGCCTGTTCGACATATCCACGCTCCAGGAACCGTACAGGGTGGAGGGGAAGAAGACGATGGGCTACGAGATCGCGGAGCAGCTAGGCTGGACGCTGCCTGACGCGATCGTCTACCCGACAGGCGGCGGGACCGGAATCGTCGGGATGTGGAAGGCGTTCGACGAGATGGAGGCGATGGGCTGGATCGGAAGCGAGAGGCCGCGGATGTTCGCGGTGCAGTCTGACGGCTGCGCTCCGATAGTAAGGGCATTCGAGCAGGGCACCGAGTTCGCCGAGCCATGGCAGGACGCAGATACGGTCGCGGCGGGCATCCGGGTGCCGTCGGCGATTGGTGACTACCTGATCCTGGAATCCATTCGTGAGAGTGGCGGTGGCGCGCTTACGGTCAGCGACGACGAGATCCGCGACTACATGGCCACGGTAGCTCGACTGGAGGGGATGTTCATCTGCCCAGAGGGCGCTGCCACGGCCGCCGCGCTCGAGAAGCTGCTGGCTGCGGAGCAGTTGGGAGCAGACCAGCAGATACTGCTGCTGAACACCGGTTCGGGTCTGAAGTACCTGGAGTTGGTATAAGCATAGGGCACGTGGGATTCGCCCTGGACGTCTTCGGACAGCAACTCTACGACCAGCATAGCGGTCTCATCCCAGACAACTTCCGCGAGGTCGGTGAGCGCGACGACGGCCATATTCAGGTCTACGATCACCCTCGCTGGTACTTCACTCCATACGAAGANNNNNNNNNNNNNNNNNNNNNNNNNNNNNNNNNNNNNNNNNNNNNNNNNNNNNNNNNNNNNNNNNNNNNNNNNNNNNNNNNNNNNNNNNNNNNNNNNNNNNNNNNNNNNNNNNNNNNNNNNNNNNNNNNNNNNNNNNNNNNNNNNNNNGAGTTAGGGATGCCAGGATTCTCCCTGTAACCCAAGTCAGCGCCAATCAGTTGGGTATGTTCGACACCATCGTGATGTCGGGAAACAACTTCGGGCTAGTCAGCAATCGCAAGAGAGCGCGGTGGCTACTGCGACGCTTCTACAGGATGACAACAGAGCGAGGACGTATCCTGGCCGAGAGCACCGACCCATGTGCAACCGATGACCCAATCCAGCTTGCCTACATGGCGAGTAATCGTGCGCGAGGCAGGATGAGTGGACAGTTCCGACATCGTGAGCGCTACCGGAATCTGAAAGGACCCTGGTTCGACTGGTTGTTCGTGTCGAGAAATGAGATGCGGGACATTGTGGCAGGAACGGGCTGGGTAGTTCGAGAGTTTATCGACGAACCTAAAGGCGCCCAGTACGTCGGAGTTATCGAGAAGGAGCTACCCTGGCGGCTTGTCGAGGGGTGATAGGCCGGCTCCCCGCACGGGTGACCCTAGCTGAACTTTATCATCCCATCGAAGGGCGCCCGCTGACTATATGCCGAGGCTCTATGGAACCAAGAATCGGTCGAACTCAAATCAGGTTGGCACTCTTGAGTTTCTGGTACGAGTAATCTATATGTTCTATAGAAAACTTTGTCTTCAGTCTCTTGACGGTCTGCACCGTTTTCTCTTTGGAGGAGTTGAATGGTGGCATATAACTCAATCTGAGGAGTCTCGAGCGCACCAAGAATGTCTATTGCGTTATTAATGACTTCAGTGAGATCACGGACTTCGGGATCCTTGGACATATCATACCCCTGCCAAGGCGTATTTTCCCTCTCCTTGACCGGTGTCACGTGATATCCGAAACCATTGGGGTCGGGATCAATGTCAATATATCCTATGGACTCAGTAAGTGAGAGATTCCCATCAAGCTCATCTGAATATGGACCGTAGTAGTGCATCCGATATCGATACTTGAGAGGAACACCAATCGATTCCTGCAGGAAATATACAATCTTCTGTATTTGGGTCTTGCCGAGATCACCGTTGCGACTAACTATGTGTCGAATGACCGCGACTCTTCTGGCAAGAATATCTTCGCTGCTCATTGCATTCTCCTGCTCAGGCCATCACTCGGCGACAAAAGTCTTCGATTTCTCTTTGTAGTGCGTCGTTATCTCGAACGTCTGCATACACTCTGAACTGCCTGATCTCTTCCAGTCCACCCAACGCTCTCGAAAGCGTGTCGAGAGATTCCCAGCGTCCATCTCTTCTTCGTATGGGCCAACCATCGTCACCCATCCTGAATCGTTCCGGATGATCGGTAGCCCTGTCTGTCCAAATGGCGACTCCGTCATACTGTTGTTCCAGTCGACGAGGCAAGAGAGTCATCGCTCGATTCATCACTAGTCGATCGGCATGGTCGCCCGTCTCATAAACTGGCTTCGGGTGTCGACGAGTGGCAAGTCTCCATGCCAGATCTCTCTTCCTTTCATCCTGCTCGTCCAAGTAACGTGGTAGTTCTGCCAAGATTCTCCAATCGGTCCATCCAAGATATTCCTTCAAATCCTCAGGACAATTACCAGTTGCCGAAGTCTCTTTCAGAAGCTCTGAAATGAAGTCAGTCAGAATCAAGTCATACGCTCGGCGCACTGGATGAAAGTACACTTGTGTGAACATGAAGTACCGGGCGAGTATAAATCCCTCTATAGCGTGGATGCCGCCAATCCCGATGCCCAGCTTCAGCACATCGTCAGGACTCTCGTCATAGAGTGTGATCGTGTCTGCGATCCTGTCCAAGTCATACAGGCCGTACTGAACACCACAGTACATAGAATCGCGCAGTAGGTAGTCCATTTTGTCGACGTCCCACACGCTTGAAATTAAATCTCTGACAAAGCCAACCTCATATGTTCCTCCCTCCTCGCTGAGAATCTCTACAACTCGTTCTCCAGTCACTCCCCAAACATTGCACTTAGAGTCGATGATGTCTCCGATTCCCAAGTCAGGTGACAGCAGTATCTCCTCACTGTAGTGTTCGTGTTGTCTGCCCTCCGGAAATAGCGTGGCCTCACCGGTATGCGAGAATGGGGCATGCCCAATATCATGCAGTAGACCAGCTAGCCGAGCCTCCAGAACAACCTGATCGACCTTCGACTCAAATTTGTCCTCTGACCATCCTTGCCGATCTTTAAGCAGATCTCTGTGATCGGGCCGCCTGAGAATCTTCTCCACAAACCTACCTGCCAGATGCATCACGCCCAGCGAGTGGCCAAATCGAGACTGTTCTGCGCCATAGTACACGTATGAAGTGAGCCCAAGTTGATGGATGGCACGCAGACGCTGGAAGGCGGGGGTGTCAATGATCTCCTTCTCCCATTGGAAAACACCTATGTAGCCGTGTATCGGGTCTCTGAATGTGCTACTGGGTTCCGGCAGGGCCATACGACATCTTTGAGAAACTAATGTTCTATTAGCGAGTATACCACCAAGGCTGGAGCATTTCTACACTCTCGTCTTGGGAATGTAAAGGATCCCGGGACGCAGATAAGCGTTCGATAGTGCACACATTGTGCGATAATCGTGACATGGATCACGGGTTCGAATGGAGTGATGAGAAGAACCGGCAGCTCATAGAGTAGAGAGGTGTCTCTTTCGAGTGAGTTATGGCATCCAAGGAAATCAAGTTATGGATGATAGCCTAAACGCGGAAGAGAGACAGATTCTGGAGCATTTTGAGCGGGGTACGCTGCGCTCTGTACCGGATGTCGAGCGTGAGATCGAAGTTGCTCGTCAGGTGGCGCGGAATACTTTCAACAAGACACGGCGAGTGAATCTGCGAATGACCGAGCGCGACTTCAACCTGGCGCACGCAAAGGCCAGAGAGGAAGGAATCCCCTACCAGACACTACTGTCCAGCGTGATCCATAAGTACTTGTCAGGGCGACTTGTCGAGGGCAGGTAGGTTGGGGCTCCAAACGGAGTGTAACCAAGTGCACTGTCCACTAGCTATGATGGTCGGTGAACCGCCCTTCGACAAGCTCAGGACGAACGATTTTGGACCGTCAAGACCTGAGTTGTCGGTTCGCTACCGGACTTCGACTTCGGTGATGTAGGGGGCGAGGATGCTGGTGGAGGACTTGACCATCATCTCGATCAGGTCGTGCGTGGGGACGCACTCAGGGCACTCTTCATTGACGCCTGGAGTGTAATCGATGGTCAGCTTGCCGCCGCGAGCCTCGACGAATTGGATGGAACCGCCCTCTGAGGCGGCGATCACCTGGATGTTGTCGAGTACGCTCTGAAGTCCTGGATCTACTTGTGTGGTCATTGAGTGAGTCTCCTGATGTTGTGCGCATATATCCTAGCACTTTTCACCGACGTGAATGGCGACCGTGCCGAGGGCGAGCTTCACGCATTGGGTGACGCGCAGCCCTGTATCAGTCATGGCATCGGTCAGCTCAGTGGCTGACATGAACCCCTGGGCCGACTGCGGCAGATACGTGTAGGCCTCTCGGTCTCCGGCGAGCAGCCCTCCGAGCAAGGGTGTAGCGTACCTGAAGTGCAGGCGCGCCATTGCGCTTATGGGGTCCCGGCCGTCCTGCCGAACGATCTCGAGCGAGACAACCCTTCCGCCGGGCACGACCACGCGGGCCATCTCCCTCAGCGCCTTGGGCACATCGATGAAGTTTCGAATGCCGAACCCGACGGTCGCGCACATGAAGCTGTTGTCCGCGAAGGGAAGGTCGTGAGCGTCGCCCTCGGTGAACGAGACTGACGAGCCGAGTCCCTGGCGTAAGCCCTTCTGCACGCCGATTGTCATCATGTCGCGGGTGAAGTCGAGTCCGACCACTGACGTGACCTCGGAGCGGCGGGCGAGATCGAAGGCGAAGTCGCCGGTGCCGGTCGCGACGTCCAGGGCCATACCGGACAGTCCCTCCACAGCCATCGCTGTCGCCTTACGTCGCCAGGCATGGTGGCGTCCGCCTGACATGATGGAGTTGAGCAGGTCGTATCGCCGCGAGATACGAGCGAACATTCCTGTGACGTATCGGGCGCGTTCGGGCCCGCGTAGCTGTGCCAATGTCCGCCTCTACCGCAGGTCTCTTATGATTGCCGGCAACTCAGGCAACAGGTCGCTCGCGACCATTCCGGTGTTCCCCAGACGGGCACGGACAGACTCACCCGCCAGGCCGTGCAGGTACACGCCGAGGGACGCGGCGGCCTCGGATTCCAGTCCCTGAGACATCAGCCCGGCTATCGCGCCGGCGAGAACGTCGCCTGTCCCCGCGGTTGCGAGTCCGGGGTTGGAGAACGGTGCGACCTCAGCAGCGCCGTCACTGTGGGCGACGACGGTGTACGCACCCTTCAGGACGACCGTCTTGTTCCATTGTCGTGCACCTGCAACCGCCAGCTCCAGACGGTC
Encoded here:
- a CDS encoding cupin domain-containing protein, with product MVHCTLGPGAVSKAVAHRTVEEAWYFISGHGQVWRSCDDSDEVVDVFAGVALTIDTGSHFQFRNTGDEDLCFVIVTTPAWPGMDEAYPVPDYWPTSTEKE
- a CDS encoding antitoxin, with amino-acid sequence MDDSLNAEERQILEHFERGTLRSVPDVEREIEVARQVARNTFNKTRRVNLRMTERDFNLAHAKAREEGIPYQTLLSSVIHKYLSGRLVEGR
- a CDS encoding HD domain-containing protein yields the protein MALPEPSSTFRDPIHGYIGVFQWEKEIIDTPAFQRLRAIHQLGLTSYVYYGAEQSRFGHSLGVMHLAGRFVEKILRRPDHRDLLKDRQGWSEDKFESKVDQVVLEARLAGLLHDIGHAPFSHTGEATLFPEGRQHEHYSEEILLSPDLGIGDIIDSKCNVWGVTGERVVEILSEEGGTYEVGFVRDLISSVWDVDKMDYLLRDSMYCGVQYGLYDLDRIADTITLYDESPDDVLKLGIGIGGIHAIEGFILARYFMFTQVYFHPVRRAYDLILTDFISELLKETSATGNCPEDLKEYLGWTDWRILAELPRYLDEQDERKRDLAWRLATRRHPKPVYETGDHADRLVMNRAMTLLPRRLEQQYDGVAIWTDRATDHPERFRMGDDGWPIRRRDGRWESLDTLSRALGGLEEIRQFRVYADVRDNDALQREIEDFCRRVMA
- a CDS encoding allantoinase PuuE; protein product: MEWPDGARIAISLVVNYEEGSEYSLLDGDPHRETNSEVPSPLPLDERDLANESFFEYGSRAGVWRVLRLLKRFNVPGTFYCCALALERNPEVGPAIVEQGHEVFGHGFRWEEYYRMDRDAEREAIRKAVESIERTTGVRPLGWYTRYGPSLNTRELVVEEGGFLYDSNSYADDLPYYVEVHGKPWLVVPYSLEVNDTRFWRGGLNTASDFYETLKNTFDLLYEEGMETPKLMNIGLHCRIVGRPSRAIALRDFLQYVSRYPGVWFARRTEIARWWLDKYPPQDGPQ
- a CDS encoding threonine synthase, translating into MRSYLINLECTYCNAEFSADEPQRLCSECGKVLYPRYDLNGAAAALDRDMLKERPANMWRYFEVMPIRDESNVITLGEGFTPIFQAERLGPEMGCSDLLIKDEGVNPTASFKARGLSAAVSKAKELGITKITMPSAGNAAGAMTSYAAKGGIDSYVVMPKDAPEANQKEVVITGGELTLIDGLISDAGVLSRERAAEEGLFDISTLQEPYRVEGKKTMGYEIAEQLGWTLPDAIVYPTGGGTGIVGMWKAFDEMEAMGWIGSERPRMFAVQSDGCAPIVRAFEQGTEFAEPWQDADTVAAGIRVPSAIGDYLILESIRESGGGALTVSDDEIRDYMATVARLEGMFICPEGAATAAALEKLLAAEQLGADQQILLLNTGSGLKYLELV
- a CDS encoding ubiquinone/menaquinone biosynthesis methyltransferase codes for the protein MAQLRGPERARYVTGMFARISRRYDLLNSIMSGGRHHAWRRKATAMAVEGLSGMALDVATGTGDFAFDLARRSEVTSVVGLDFTRDMMTIGVQKGLRQGLGSSVSFTEGDAHDLPFADNSFMCATVGFGIRNFIDVPKALREMARVVVPGGRVVSLEIVRQDGRDPISAMARLHFRYATPLLGGLLAGDREAYTYLPQSAQGFMSATELTDAMTDTGLRVTQCVKLALGTVAIHVGEKC